TTGGCGTCGATCGCCAGATCGATGGTCTTGGGCTCTTCCTTGACCGGTTCTGCGCTGACCTGCGGCATATTGATCCGGATCGAATGGGCCAGCAGCGGCGCGGTAATGATGAAGATCACCAGCAGCACCAGCATCACGTCGATCAGCGGCACCATGTTGATTTCCGACATCGCGTGCCCGCCGGAACCCTTGTTGTCGAATCCGCCGAAAGCCATTTACTCGCTCCCACGCACGGGATGCGCGCCGGTGCGGCGCATCGCCCGAACCTTGCCGTCCGACAGGGCCACCTGCTGACCCGTGGTCAGGAAGGCGAACAGATCGTGCGCGAAGGCGTCAAGCCGGGACAGGAAAACGCGGTTCTTGCGCACGAAAGCGTTATAGGCCAGCACCGCCGGAATCGCCACCGCCAGGCCCAGGCCGGTCATGATCAGCGCCTCGCCCACCGGGCCGGCGATACGGTTGATGGTGACCCCATCGGCCATGCCGATGCCCACCAGGGCGTGGTAGACGCCCCACACCGTGCCGAACAGGCCGACGAAAGGCGCGGTGGACCCTACCGAAGCCAGTACCGTCAGGCCGTTTTCGAGCTTGGCGGTTTCTTCGTCGATCACCTTGCGCATCGTGCGCGTCACGAACTCGCCGTTGGAACCCGCCTCGGAAAGCGTCACGGCGCCGTACTTCGCATGGTGCGCCTGCGCGTGCATGGCGTGGGAGGCCAGGTGCGAGAACGGGTCGCGCGCACCGTGCGTGGCGATTTCGTTTTCGACCTGCTCCAGCGAACTGGAGCTCCAGAACTTGTTCAGGAAATCTCGCGAACGCCTGCGGATCATGGCGCTGTTGATCGCCTTGACGACGATCAGGTACCAGGTGATCAAGGACATCAGCAGCAGGATGACGAACAGCGTCTTGCCGACGACATCGCTCTGCGCGACGAAATGCATGATGCCCATGTCGGGCGTCGGCAGCGGCGCGGCCGCCCCCTGCATGGCCGGCGCCTGCAGCGCCGTCCCGGCGGCCTGCCCGGCGCCGGGGGCAGCCGGCGCGGCGGGCGTGGCCTGCGCCAGCACCATGGCGATGTGGTGTGCGATGGACATCTCAGTTCCTTATATTGAAATCGAACGGAATACGTGCCTGGACCGTATAGGCGACGCCGTTGCGCGTGTAGGGCTTGAATCGGACGCGGCGTACGGCGTCGAGCGCGGCTTCGTCCAATCGGGGGAAACCGGAAGACGACACGACCGTCGCTCTTTCGATCACGCCCTGGGGATTGACGACCACCAGCACCGTCACCCGGCCTTCTTCCCGGCGCCGCTTCGACGCCATGGGATAGACCGCGGACGGCCCCGCTCCCAGGTACTCGATATTGGAGACGGTCTCGGGCTGATCGCGCGGCGGCCCCTGGCGCGGGGCCTGGGTCGTCGTGGCCCCATCGGG
This genomic interval from Bordetella genomosp. 8 contains the following:
- a CDS encoding MotA/TolQ/ExbB proton channel family protein; this encodes MSIAHHIAMVLAQATPAAPAAPGAGQAAGTALQAPAMQGAAAPLPTPDMGIMHFVAQSDVVGKTLFVILLLMSLITWYLIVVKAINSAMIRRRSRDFLNKFWSSSSLEQVENEIATHGARDPFSHLASHAMHAQAHHAKYGAVTLSEAGSNGEFVTRTMRKVIDEETAKLENGLTVLASVGSTAPFVGLFGTVWGVYHALVGIGMADGVTINRIAGPVGEALIMTGLGLAVAIPAVLAYNAFVRKNRVFLSRLDAFAHDLFAFLTTGQQVALSDGKVRAMRRTGAHPVRGSE